A genomic region of Sulfobacillus acidophilus DSM 10332 contains the following coding sequences:
- a CDS encoding major facilitator superfamily MFS_1 (PFAM: Sugar (and other) transporter~InterPro IPR011701~KEGG: amv:ACMV_08110 putative major facilitator superfamily transporter~PFAM: Major facilitator superfamily MFS-1~SPTR: Major facilitator superfamily MFS_1), with the protein MSARIAPKRPETILARLDRISVWSLPYLFIGVIGVGFLFTFYDIFNINVSFIETCGAIVPHCTPVSATNYLGLPVLLNLVGYVVGSLSLSPLADRFGRRDMLLVTMLITGLGSLWTATTHSYAMFTLARAVTGIGIGADLAIVNTYINEVAPREGRARYTALIFIMSALGAFLGIWLGLLLTTPPTPFPLGLPFAVAGPHFADGWRDMYYLGAILALVGVVFRVQMPESPRWLISRGRIDEADAIVRTMEERAERHGPLGPIGPEPTLVKNEAPIPYKAIFADPLYRNRTFFLLAMWLLGYVTVYGYGNGFTTFLVSMHYAPPEAGLIAAFGTIGFILSAVMAFLWGEKMERKYWLIASVAVLLVGSVLIAEAGNHLGLSVVGAMLIFFGFNLWVPIAYAWSTEHYPTRARATGFALVDGIGHIGGGLGVMFLLPVVTQLPVLPAFLIISGFLLAGAIIAQFGLHTRGASLDHISP; encoded by the coding sequence ATGAGCGCGCGTATTGCGCCTAAGCGCCCGGAAACCATTTTGGCCCGTTTAGATCGTATTTCGGTTTGGTCGTTGCCCTATCTCTTTATTGGGGTCATCGGCGTCGGATTCTTATTTACCTTTTATGACATTTTCAATATTAATGTGTCGTTTATCGAAACCTGTGGGGCGATCGTTCCCCATTGTACGCCGGTCAGCGCGACCAATTATCTGGGGTTACCCGTGCTCTTGAACCTGGTCGGCTATGTGGTGGGTTCACTGTCGTTGAGCCCATTGGCGGACCGGTTTGGCCGTCGCGACATGTTATTGGTGACCATGCTTATTACCGGTTTGGGGTCTTTGTGGACGGCAACGACCCACTCGTATGCCATGTTTACGTTGGCGCGGGCGGTCACCGGCATCGGGATTGGGGCGGATTTGGCTATCGTCAACACCTATATTAACGAAGTGGCTCCCCGGGAAGGCCGGGCACGGTATACCGCTCTCATCTTTATCATGTCCGCCCTAGGGGCATTCTTAGGCATCTGGCTCGGGTTGTTGCTGACCACGCCGCCTACTCCGTTTCCGTTAGGTTTGCCGTTTGCTGTTGCGGGTCCTCATTTTGCCGACGGATGGCGTGATATGTACTACCTGGGCGCTATATTGGCCTTGGTCGGGGTGGTGTTTCGGGTGCAAATGCCGGAATCCCCGCGTTGGTTGATTTCTCGTGGGCGAATCGACGAGGCGGATGCCATCGTCCGCACCATGGAAGAACGGGCCGAGCGCCATGGTCCGTTGGGGCCTATCGGGCCCGAGCCGACCTTGGTGAAAAACGAGGCGCCGATTCCCTATAAAGCGATCTTTGCCGATCCGCTCTATCGGAATCGCACGTTCTTTTTGTTGGCGATGTGGCTTTTGGGTTATGTGACGGTCTACGGCTACGGTAACGGTTTTACCACCTTTTTGGTCTCCATGCACTATGCTCCTCCGGAAGCCGGCTTAATTGCCGCCTTTGGGACCATCGGGTTTATTTTGTCGGCCGTGATGGCCTTTCTCTGGGGCGAAAAAATGGAACGGAAGTACTGGTTAATTGCATCGGTGGCGGTTCTTTTGGTCGGTTCGGTGCTGATTGCGGAAGCCGGCAATCATTTGGGATTAAGCGTCGTCGGTGCGATGTTGATTTTCTTCGGGTTTAATCTCTGGGTGCCGATTGCCTACGCCTGGTCCACCGAACACTATCCGACACGGGCTCGTGCGACCGGGTTTGCCTTGGTCGACGGTATCGGCCACATCGGCGGCGGGCTAGGGGTAATGTTTTTACTGCCGGTGGTGACTCAATTACCGGTGTTGCCGGCCTTCCTCATCATCAGCGGGTTTTTGTTGGCGGGCGCGATTATTGCCCAATTTGGGCTTCATACGCGAGGCGCATCGCTGGACCACATTTCGCCCTAA
- a CDS encoding isochorismatase hydrolase (PFAM: Isochorismatase family~COGs: COG1335 Amidase related to nicotinamidase~InterPro IPR000868~KEGG: dvm:DvMF_2236 isochorismatase hydrolase~PFAM: Isochorismatase-like~SPTR: Isochorismatase hydrolase), whose amino-acid sequence MTKQALILIDLQQDYFEGGAYPLVHPEPALSEARKVLDAFRSRKLPVMHIRHESIRPGATFFLPGTSGAAIHPLVAPEGNEPVLTKHYPNAFRGTALSEWLAEGAIRHLVIVGMMTHMCVDSTVRAAFDEGYRVTVLGDATATRPIDPVPAEWVQQAFLGSWKGTFADVVTTERFLATLH is encoded by the coding sequence GTGACTAAACAAGCCCTGATTTTGATTGATTTGCAACAGGATTATTTTGAGGGGGGTGCCTATCCCTTAGTGCATCCCGAACCGGCTTTATCGGAGGCGCGGAAAGTTCTCGACGCCTTTCGCAGCCGAAAGCTGCCCGTCATGCATATTCGCCATGAGTCGATTCGACCGGGCGCGACCTTTTTTCTTCCGGGCACGTCCGGCGCCGCGATTCATCCCTTAGTGGCTCCGGAAGGAAACGAACCCGTCCTGACAAAACATTATCCCAATGCGTTTCGCGGTACGGCTCTTTCTGAATGGCTCGCCGAAGGGGCTATTCGGCATTTGGTGATTGTCGGGATGATGACCCACATGTGCGTGGATTCGACGGTCCGGGCAGCCTTTGACGAAGGATACCGAGTGACCGTGCTGGGAGATGCGACCGCGACCCGGCCGATTGATCCGGTACCGGCGGAATGGGTACAACAAGCGTTCTTGGGCTCTTGGAAAGGCACTTTTGCCGACGTGGTCACGACCGAGCGGTTTCTTGCGACACTCCACTAA
- a CDS encoding phenylacetic acid degradation protein PaaD (PFAM: Thioesterase superfamily~TIGRFAM: uncharacterized domain 1; phenylacetic acid degradation protein PaaD~COGs: COG2050 Uncharacterized protein possibly involved in aromatic compounds catabolism~InterPro IPR003736:IPR011973:IPR006683~KEGG: hma:rrnB0244 phenylacetic acid degradation protein PaaI~PFAM: Thioesterase superfamily~SPTR: Thioesterase superfamily protein;~TIGRFAM: Phenylacetic acid degradation protein PaaD; Phenylacetic acid degradation-related protein): MARDIFSDALGIVIDEARPGFVKAHLTLTERHQNEHQTAHGGVIFSLADAVFARASNIHGIPAVALDTSMTFVRAARAGETIVAQCEEAALRRRVAVYTVTVTTEPGELVALFRGTVYRIQPESH; this comes from the coding sequence ATGGCCCGTGATATCTTCAGCGATGCGTTAGGTATTGTGATAGATGAAGCCCGTCCGGGATTTGTCAAAGCCCATTTAACGCTCACCGAGCGCCACCAAAACGAACATCAGACCGCCCATGGCGGCGTCATTTTTTCCCTTGCCGATGCCGTATTCGCCCGCGCCAGCAATATTCACGGCATTCCGGCGGTTGCATTGGACACCTCCATGACCTTTGTCCGCGCTGCCCGTGCCGGCGAGACGATTGTGGCACAATGCGAGGAAGCGGCACTCCGTCGTCGGGTCGCCGTCTATACCGTCACGGTGACCACGGAACCCGGCGAATTAGTCGCCTTGTTCCGCGGTACAGTCTACCGAATTCAGCCGGAATCCCATTAG
- a CDS encoding carbon monoxide dehydrogenase subunit G (PFAM: Carbon monoxide dehydrogenase subunit G (CoxG)~COGs: COG3427 conserved hypothetical protein~InterPro IPR010419~KEGG: msv:Mesil_2694 carbon monoxide dehydrogenase subunit G~PFAM: Carbon monoxide dehydrogenase subunit G~SPTR: Carbon monoxide dehydrogenase subunit G): MKQYQGELILEAPMVNVRRLILDPERVAQCIPDVLESRVEDSRRITAKIKVGIGPLRAIMEVTGVIEDGGVDHARLTITGGGMGSRVDMVNHMTLSAGERTNTTVLRWSSAVSVNGPIASLGGRLLDAYVQKTTQAVFARIQELAQTEAVG; the protein is encoded by the coding sequence ATGAAACAATACCAGGGCGAACTAATTCTCGAGGCGCCGATGGTCAACGTTCGCCGACTCATTTTGGATCCTGAGCGGGTAGCCCAGTGTATTCCCGATGTGTTGGAATCTCGCGTCGAGGATAGTCGGCGAATTACGGCGAAAATCAAAGTCGGGATTGGCCCCTTACGGGCGATTATGGAGGTTACCGGGGTGATTGAGGACGGTGGCGTCGACCATGCGCGGCTCACCATTACCGGCGGCGGCATGGGCAGTCGCGTAGATATGGTTAATCACATGACCTTGTCAGCCGGCGAGCGGACGAATACGACGGTCTTGCGATGGTCGAGTGCCGTTTCGGTGAATGGCCCGATTGCTTCTCTGGGAGGCCGGCTCTTGGATGCCTATGTGCAAAAGACCACCCAAGCGGTATTTGCCCGTATCCAGGAACTGGCCCAAACGGAGGCGGTGGGCTAG
- a CDS encoding VWA containing CoxE family protein (PFAM: VWA domain containing CoxE-like protein~COGs: COG3552 Protein containing von Willebrand factor type A (vWA) domain~InterPro IPR008912~KEGG: bts:Btus_2770 VWA containing CoxE family protein~PFAM: vWA containing CoxE-like~SPTR: VWA containing CoxE family protein), giving the protein MVYLAEKLGRPLLVEGPAGVGKTRWRGRLPTPYHPDYGSWTQRLFIRWQTVGFSQNPPTGFRIDWPRTIRLGFRHAGEVVRFEHAHLRPRLPSVLWVIDVSGSMRTYTPFFLGLAWHLARVGTPVHALLSATESLWVTPLLRRWRPGQGPWAHPGVLGGGTRLGQALERVVRDFGSHIDGSTIVVIVSDGFDTGKLDILHRHLAWIRQRARIIWMNPLLSVPGYIPQSQALQVALPLVTEHVGIWGTIRRGFDIVKANLIDEVRCLFIFYCHIIIGH; this is encoded by the coding sequence ATGGTTTATTTGGCGGAGAAGTTGGGCCGTCCATTATTGGTCGAGGGGCCGGCCGGTGTCGGTAAAACGCGTTGGCGCGGGCGATTACCGACACCTTATCATCCGGACTATGGGAGCTGGACGCAACGCTTGTTCATTCGATGGCAAACGGTAGGATTTTCCCAAAATCCGCCGACCGGATTTCGCATCGATTGGCCTCGCACCATACGCCTCGGCTTTCGGCATGCAGGGGAGGTAGTGCGGTTTGAACACGCTCATTTACGGCCTCGGCTGCCCTCCGTCCTCTGGGTGATTGATGTGTCCGGTTCGATGAGAACCTATACCCCGTTTTTTCTCGGGTTGGCTTGGCATTTGGCCCGAGTGGGTACCCCGGTGCATGCTCTCTTAAGTGCCACCGAGTCGCTTTGGGTGACGCCCCTTCTTCGGCGGTGGCGTCCCGGCCAAGGCCCGTGGGCTCACCCCGGGGTGCTTGGCGGCGGTACCCGATTAGGGCAGGCATTGGAGCGAGTCGTTAGGGATTTTGGATCCCACATCGACGGCTCCACGATTGTGGTTATCGTCTCCGATGGGTTTGACACGGGGAAGCTGGACATCCTTCACCGTCATCTGGCATGGATCCGGCAAAGAGCTCGCATTATCTGGATGAATCCTTTGTTGTCGGTTCCCGGATATATACCGCAATCCCAGGCCTTGCAAGTCGCTTTGCCGTTGGTGACCGAGCATGTGGGGATTTGGGGGACAATTCGTCGTGGATTCGATATTGTCAAAGCGAATTTGATTGACGAAGTTCGGTGTCTTTTTATATTCTACTGTCATATAATCATAGGACACTAG
- a CDS encoding transcriptional regulator, GntR family (PFAM: Bacterial regulatory proteins, gntR family~COGs: COG1725 transcriptional regulator protein~InterPro IPR000524~KEGG: rxy:Rxyl_0898 GntR family transcriptional regulator~PFAM: HTH transcriptional regulator, GntR~SMART: HTH transcriptional regulator, GntR~SPTR: Transcriptional regulator, GntR family) has translation MRIDEDLLWPVHRQLAMQLKAAIEDGTYQPGERLPSVREWATLLRINRNTVVKAYQWLEAAGYVTGESGRGYFAQLPARPLLTERDRQWIKEILLRLRDGETDPVVFAQELLARALTASVRIPKVAVVECTVFQSRLLAKDLSQILAIPVDGLTLEELERLETGALQGYTVFVTTFQHVEEVKERVPGRAGDVLPGLLTAHMETLKKLKQVSKHERVGVACTHWEGTARLREVVLEAGFAADTIIEAAGEDPASLPRLLEDTALVIAASPVAEILLAFRPDAPVVVDDRTFADAVVHMIRDRLGMKETS, from the coding sequence ATGCGGATCGACGAAGATTTATTGTGGCCGGTTCACCGGCAGCTGGCCATGCAATTAAAAGCGGCCATTGAAGACGGCACCTATCAACCCGGAGAACGTCTCCCAAGCGTTCGGGAGTGGGCGACTCTCTTGCGAATCAATCGGAACACGGTGGTCAAGGCGTACCAATGGCTTGAAGCGGCGGGATATGTGACGGGGGAATCCGGGCGCGGGTATTTCGCTCAACTGCCGGCTCGCCCGTTGTTAACCGAGCGGGATCGTCAATGGATAAAAGAGATTCTCCTTCGCTTACGAGATGGGGAAACCGATCCGGTAGTCTTTGCCCAGGAGTTGTTGGCCCGGGCGTTAACCGCCTCGGTGCGGATCCCGAAAGTGGCAGTGGTGGAATGTACGGTCTTCCAATCTCGGCTGTTAGCCAAAGATTTAAGCCAGATATTGGCCATACCCGTCGACGGACTGACGTTGGAAGAACTTGAGCGCCTGGAGACGGGGGCTCTACAGGGGTATACGGTTTTCGTCACTACCTTTCAGCATGTTGAGGAGGTTAAAGAACGGGTACCCGGTCGAGCCGGGGATGTCTTGCCCGGTTTGTTAACCGCCCATATGGAAACGTTGAAGAAGCTGAAGCAAGTATCGAAGCACGAGCGAGTCGGAGTTGCCTGTACCCATTGGGAAGGGACCGCCCGCCTGCGGGAGGTGGTACTGGAGGCGGGATTTGCTGCCGATACCATTATCGAAGCCGCCGGAGAAGATCCCGCGTCCTTACCCCGATTACTCGAGGATACGGCTTTGGTCATCGCCGCATCGCCGGTTGCCGAGATTTTATTGGCGTTTCGGCCGGATGCGCCGGTGGTGGTGGACGATCGGACGTTTGCCGATGCCGTCGTTCACATGATCCGGGACCGATTGGGAATGAAGGAGACATCATGA
- a CDS encoding amino acid/polyamine/organocation transporter, APC superfamily (PFAM: Amino acid permease~COGs: COG0531 Amino acid transporter~InterPro IPR004841~KEGG: btl:BALH_2942 amino acid permease~PFAM: Amino acid permease-associated region~SPTR: Putative uncharacterized protein; TC 2.A.3), with amino-acid sequence MTTLKKVLTWQDGAAFAVTAVMGTGILILPALTADMAGPAALIAWGLMGILVVPMAWTLGDLAVLHPAADGIAGYVRHAFGDRWARLVGYLYLGTVPLGAPAAALIGMGYVTRFFHWGAFWGILGALMMLVVALTVNALGVELSGRTANGVVVAIMILVASAIGFAIPHRAAHPYTPFAPHGWVPVGTAFALLYWAFIGWEMVGHMAEEFHHPRRDLPKALLASLVVIDCLYLGVAWVTVRTHTYGLMATGDGLARLVGLGLGSVGALWAVLTALFITYGSIHTYVAGFSRLVYAQARAGDLPAYFAELHPRWRTPVRVFIALAIPFLGVLGWDALRPFSLNALISWPSAMFIALYILAMAAGWRLASRRTAKIRAASGLLLSLVALGFLGWAALFPLIVIVVGWRGHKNRLIVAES; translated from the coding sequence ATGACAACGTTAAAAAAGGTTTTGACCTGGCAAGACGGGGCCGCTTTTGCCGTGACCGCCGTTATGGGGACCGGGATTTTGATTTTGCCCGCCTTAACCGCCGATATGGCGGGGCCGGCGGCATTGATTGCTTGGGGCCTTATGGGAATTTTGGTGGTCCCGATGGCTTGGACGCTGGGGGATTTGGCGGTTCTCCATCCCGCCGCGGATGGGATTGCCGGATATGTGCGTCACGCGTTTGGCGACCGTTGGGCACGATTGGTGGGCTACCTCTATTTAGGCACGGTGCCCCTGGGGGCGCCGGCCGCCGCCTTAATTGGGATGGGCTATGTGACCCGGTTTTTTCATTGGGGGGCTTTTTGGGGGATTCTGGGCGCTCTGATGATGTTGGTCGTGGCATTAACGGTCAATGCTTTAGGGGTCGAATTATCCGGCCGGACGGCGAACGGGGTGGTCGTAGCCATTATGATTTTAGTGGCCAGTGCGATAGGGTTCGCGATCCCGCATCGGGCGGCGCATCCTTACACGCCGTTTGCCCCGCACGGCTGGGTGCCTGTAGGCACCGCTTTTGCCCTTTTATATTGGGCCTTTATCGGCTGGGAAATGGTCGGCCATATGGCGGAGGAATTTCATCATCCCCGGCGTGATCTCCCAAAGGCCCTCTTGGCTTCCTTGGTGGTGATTGACTGCCTCTATTTGGGGGTCGCCTGGGTAACGGTTCGGACGCATACCTATGGGCTGATGGCCACCGGGGACGGACTAGCCCGCTTGGTGGGTCTGGGACTTGGTTCGGTCGGAGCGTTGTGGGCCGTTCTGACCGCCCTTTTTATCACCTACGGAAGCATTCACACCTATGTTGCGGGCTTTTCCCGTTTGGTCTACGCCCAGGCTCGTGCAGGGGATTTGCCGGCTTATTTCGCGGAACTTCACCCACGTTGGCGTACGCCGGTGCGCGTGTTCATTGCATTGGCCATCCCGTTTCTTGGGGTGCTCGGTTGGGACGCCCTCCGTCCCTTTTCTCTTAATGCGCTCATTAGCTGGCCTTCGGCTATGTTTATCGCCCTCTATATTTTGGCCATGGCTGCCGGCTGGCGGCTGGCCTCCCGTCGGACCGCCAAAATACGAGCTGCTAGTGGTTTGTTGTTAAGCCTCGTCGCGTTGGGCTTTTTGGGCTGGGCGGCTCTTTTTCCTCTGATCGTGATTGTTGTGGGGTGGCGGGGCCACAAAAACCGCCTAATAGTGGCCGAATCATGA
- a CDS encoding Formamidase (PFAM: Acetamidase/Formamidase family~COGs: COG2421 acetamidase/formamidase~InterPro IPR004304~KEGG: cya:CYA_2435 acetamidase/formamidase family protein~PFAM: Acetamidase/Formamidase~PRIAM: Formamidase~SPTR: Acetamidase/Formamidase family), which produces MPRVLFKAELDKPMAEWDLPGHNRWHPDIPAEVGVNPGEDFRVECQEWTDGQILNTDDAHDIETVDLTRAHVLSGPFAIKGAEPGDLLVVDILDLGPLLSWGYTGIFSKENGGGFLTDYFPKAYKAVWDFHGIYATSRHIPGVKFAGLSHPGLIGCAPSHELLAKWNAREKALIATNPERVPPLALPPIEENAVLGTLSSEHRSRVAREAARTIPPREHGGNVDIKNLSRGTRIFFPVYVQDALLSVGDLHFSQGDGEITFCGAIEMAGWIDLGVDLIKGGMAKYGITSPIFKPGPVEPRYSEYLMFEGISVEKETNYYLDATVAYRQASLNAIRYLTNFGFTPEQAYILLGAAPVEGRIGGIVDIPNACVSIGIPLEIFDKKILPL; this is translated from the coding sequence ATGCCCCGTGTACTCTTTAAAGCTGAGTTGGATAAACCCATGGCCGAATGGGATTTGCCCGGTCACAACCGGTGGCATCCGGACATCCCCGCCGAAGTGGGGGTTAACCCCGGCGAGGACTTTCGGGTCGAATGTCAAGAATGGACCGATGGCCAAATTCTCAATACCGATGACGCCCATGATATTGAAACGGTCGATCTCACCCGAGCCCACGTGTTGAGTGGCCCGTTTGCCATCAAAGGCGCCGAGCCGGGCGATCTCTTAGTGGTCGATATCCTCGATCTGGGTCCCTTGTTGTCCTGGGGCTATACCGGAATTTTTTCCAAAGAAAACGGCGGCGGCTTTTTGACCGACTACTTTCCGAAAGCCTATAAGGCCGTCTGGGATTTTCACGGCATCTATGCCACATCCCGCCACATCCCGGGCGTGAAATTCGCCGGGTTAAGCCATCCCGGACTGATTGGTTGTGCCCCTTCCCATGAACTCTTGGCCAAATGGAACGCCCGGGAAAAAGCCTTGATAGCTACCAATCCCGAACGCGTCCCCCCGTTGGCTTTGCCTCCCATCGAAGAGAATGCCGTTCTAGGCACCCTGAGTTCCGAACACCGGTCCCGTGTCGCGCGAGAAGCGGCTCGTACCATTCCGCCGCGGGAACATGGCGGCAACGTCGATATCAAGAACCTGTCGCGCGGTACCCGTATCTTTTTCCCGGTGTATGTCCAAGATGCCCTCCTATCCGTGGGAGATCTACACTTTTCCCAGGGTGATGGCGAAATTACGTTCTGTGGTGCCATCGAGATGGCCGGTTGGATTGACCTCGGGGTTGATTTAATTAAGGGTGGCATGGCCAAGTACGGCATTACCAGTCCCATCTTTAAGCCGGGGCCGGTTGAACCCCGATACTCGGAGTACCTTATGTTCGAAGGTATATCGGTTGAGAAGGAGACCAATTATTATCTGGATGCTACGGTCGCCTACCGCCAAGCCAGCTTAAATGCCATTCGGTATTTGACCAACTTTGGCTTTACCCCGGAACAAGCCTACATTCTCTTGGGTGCAGCCCCGGTAGAAGGGCGCATCGGTGGTATCGTGGACATCCCCAACGCCTGTGTTTCAATCGGCATTCCCCTGGAGATATTTGACAAAAAGATCCTGCCACTCTAG
- a CDS encoding integral membrane sensor signal transduction histidine kinase (COGs: COG1457 Purine-cytosine permease and related protein~KEGG: aac:Aaci_2310 integral membrane sensor signal transduction histidine kinase~SPTR: Integral membrane sensor signal transduction histidine kinase): protein MSTETAKPPSKSQRRVFNTFVNNPVMEDYALRYAPKAFRRWSEYAVATAALGGIAYLADFAIGGSITLTYGFSNALWAIIAAGIVIFLTGIPIAYYSAKYNIDMDLLTRGAGFGYYGSTLTSLVYASFTFIYFSLEGSVMGQALNLTFGWPLWLAYLIAAIGIIPLVIYGMTFLSKLQVWTQPLWLALLVLPLIVLMTKDPHAFVAWAHFAGSTPGSLHFSPILFGSAAGVVLSLIAQIGEQVDYLRFMPDKTSRRSFQWWLAVLFAGPGWVILGAAKQIGGSVLASFIAPIVGLAKADEPIQMYLHALKLWIPDAAMGLAIATFFVILSQIKINVTNAYSGSLSWSNFFSRIFHAHPGRVVWLVFNVGIALTLMELNVFGFLNSILGFYSNVAVAWIGAVVSDLVIIKPFMKVSPSYIEFKRGHLYNFNPVGFGAMLIASAISIAAFFGVFGPLLQAFSAFLSLIVSFVTAPIIAQVTQGKYYIAREPQTASEKATHLVTCTSCSFEYEALDTLDCPHHGGIVCSLCCSLEGSCHEMCKTSMNARPVIHTL from the coding sequence ATGAGTACGGAAACGGCTAAACCGCCGTCAAAATCGCAGCGGCGCGTGTTTAACACGTTCGTGAATAACCCGGTCATGGAAGATTATGCGCTACGCTATGCCCCAAAAGCGTTCAGGCGCTGGAGTGAATATGCGGTGGCTACGGCCGCCCTCGGTGGCATCGCCTACCTGGCCGACTTCGCCATTGGTGGCTCGATTACCTTAACCTACGGCTTTTCCAACGCCCTCTGGGCGATTATCGCGGCCGGCATCGTGATTTTCCTCACCGGCATCCCTATTGCCTACTATTCCGCGAAATATAACATTGATATGGACCTCTTGACCCGGGGAGCCGGTTTTGGGTATTACGGCTCTACGTTAACGTCGCTTGTGTACGCATCGTTTACCTTTATCTACTTTTCCCTTGAAGGGTCGGTGATGGGCCAAGCATTGAACCTGACCTTCGGGTGGCCTCTATGGCTAGCGTACCTAATCGCCGCCATCGGGATCATTCCCTTGGTGATTTACGGTATGACCTTCCTTTCCAAACTGCAAGTCTGGACCCAGCCGCTCTGGTTAGCGCTCTTGGTGTTGCCCTTGATTGTGCTGATGACCAAAGATCCACACGCTTTTGTGGCTTGGGCACACTTTGCCGGCAGTACGCCCGGCAGTTTGCATTTCAGCCCGATTCTCTTTGGATCGGCGGCCGGGGTGGTGCTGTCGTTAATCGCCCAAATCGGTGAGCAAGTCGACTACTTGCGGTTTATGCCGGATAAGACGTCCCGACGGTCGTTCCAATGGTGGTTAGCCGTTCTATTTGCCGGCCCCGGATGGGTCATTCTGGGAGCCGCCAAACAAATCGGCGGGTCTGTCCTCGCTTCTTTCATCGCTCCCATTGTCGGATTGGCCAAAGCGGACGAGCCCATTCAAATGTACCTGCATGCGTTAAAGCTCTGGATCCCGGATGCTGCCATGGGCCTCGCCATTGCGACCTTTTTCGTCATCTTGTCACAAATTAAAATCAACGTGACCAACGCTTATTCCGGGTCGCTTTCCTGGTCTAACTTCTTTTCCCGGATTTTCCATGCGCATCCGGGGAGGGTTGTCTGGCTCGTGTTCAACGTCGGGATTGCCCTAACCCTGATGGAACTGAACGTTTTTGGCTTCTTGAATTCGATTCTCGGATTTTATTCCAATGTCGCAGTAGCCTGGATTGGAGCCGTCGTATCCGACCTGGTGATTATTAAACCCTTCATGAAGGTGAGCCCCTCGTACATCGAATTCAAACGGGGCCACCTGTATAATTTCAACCCGGTCGGTTTTGGCGCCATGCTGATCGCCTCCGCAATTTCCATCGCCGCCTTTTTTGGGGTGTTCGGACCCTTGTTGCAGGCATTTTCCGCCTTCCTGTCACTCATCGTATCCTTTGTCACGGCCCCCATCATTGCTCAGGTGACCCAAGGCAAATATTACATTGCTCGGGAACCCCAAACCGCCTCAGAAAAAGCGACTCATCTCGTGACCTGCACCTCCTGCAGTTTTGAATACGAAGCGCTCGACACGCTGGATTGCCCACATCACGGCGGTATCGTTTGCTCCCTTTGCTGCAGCCTTGAAGGTTCCTGCCACGAAATGTGCAAAACGTCCATGAACGCCCGACCCGTCATTCACACCCTTTAA